The following coding sequences lie in one Trichoderma breve strain T069 chromosome 1, whole genome shotgun sequence genomic window:
- a CDS encoding chromosome segregation during meiosis domain-containing protein → MPIFQDDIHHESPASSPIAIEPAPSRSRRLSEESLRTELCEGPVPDSPMHSSTTKGDEENRISDRAELIERLKRGESPTWVPNRHLESILQHENSHSAQEQGRTSPESPNLLPPAPITPDKTKLPESADARLRDGLSIERPRSAFHSGDFTSDVTASENGQHNDPGRPGAQGRMTTEHAWFATSPPRHFTPFPYGVRAHGRRTHPLDTDIADGFKSDTSPLSTSLSSFAYQPPTSPLAQSETNEDVDFSTPPEFPSMKYKSTWRHQLNSNHSSPFHPPSSRSRPQSRFPPRREGALPYQAHQPRRSLTSTPTFPHSHHHFSSPQTPALLRSRRQSFGPDTSPIQHASMVGSYEESILRGRMSTTPSKPFEFVAQIGVMGKGNCKSSLRCPRHVTLPFPAVYYSYGGAPHGRSLLDDGPSPYVGQIDLENGLSNPEEESRSRRKAQSRYSDRKQQASSETAGLSVQETEADRERQKAAKSKRLPASPRAPPGGSYRIPETGQIQIVIKNPNKTAVKLFLVPYDLTGMMPGTKTFIRQRSYSAGPIIDNVPNMSQADGDRPILRYLVHLHICSPAKGRFYLYKSIRIVFANRVPDGKEKLRNETTLPEPRFSPYKPIRVMNPPLSTSSGAGAMLANEKALRRRSLGIFMSGNTSNFDGIDGLASPEEMPMTAPSPGSDRGSVTPMELIPLRLPQPNTPANSRPFTKDSGGVDTWGPSQYEKLNRGDAGYGGNAFSRSASSSSPGNAPEGLLSQRLRGLGVKPQQTD, encoded by the exons ATGCCCATCTTCCAGGACGACATTCATCATGAATCGCCGGCCTCTAGCCCTATCGCTATTGAGCCGGCACCCTCGAGGAGCCGTCGCTTGTCTGAGGAGAGTCTACGAACCGAACTTTGCGAAGGGCCGGTTCCCGATAGCCCTATGCATTCATCGACAACAAAGGGCGACGAGGAGAACAGGATATCGGATAGAGCCGAGCTGATAGAGAGGTTGAAACGGGGAGAGAGCCCAACTTGGGTCCCCAACCGACAT CTTGAGTCGATTCTTCAGCATGAAAACTCCCATAGCGCCCAGGAGCAAGGCAGAACCTCACCCGAGTCACCTAATCTCCTACCGCCAGCGCCGATTACACCAGACAAAACCAAGCTGCCAGAGTCGGCCGATGCGAGACTACGAGATGGGCTGAGCATCGAACGACCGAGATCAGCCTTTCATAGCGGCGATTTCACGAGCGACGTAACAGCATCTGAGAATGGGCAGCACAACGACCCGGGCAGGCCTGGTGCCCAAGGACGAATGACGACTGAGCATGCTTGGTTCGCAACCTCACCACCTAGACACTTTACGCCATTTCCCTACGGAGTAAGGGCCCATGGTAGGAGAACACATCCGCTGGATACAGATATCgccgatggcttcaagtccGATACCTCTCCTCTATCAACATCATTGTCCAGCTTCGCGTATCAACCTCCGACTAGTCCCCTTGCCCAGTCTGAGACGAATGAAGATGTCGACTTCTCTACGCCTCCTGAATTCCCCTCTATGAAATACAAGTCAACGTGGCGACACCAGCTCAACTCAAATCATTCTTCGCCATTTCATCCTCCCTCCTCAAGGTCACGGCCACAGTCACGATTTCCGCCACGACGAGAGGGTGCTCTGCCATATCAAGCCCACCAGCCTCGCCGCTCTTTGACTTCTACCCCTACTTTCCCCCACAGTCACCACCacttctcctctcctcaaACGCCAGCCTTGCTGCGCTCTCGACGACAATCCTTTGGCCCAGACACCTCGCCCATCCAGCACGCCTCCATGGTTGGTTCATACGAAGAGAGCATTCTGCGTGGCCGCATgtcaacaacaccatcaaaGCCATTTGAGTTTGTTGCCCAGATTGGCGTAATGGGAAAGGGCAACTGCAAATCCAGCCTCAGATGCCCGCGGCATGTAACTCTCCCCTTCCCCGCCGTCTACTATAGCTACGGTGGTGCTCCCCATGGGAGATCGCTCCTTGACGACGGCCCAAGCCCATACGTCGGCCAGATTGACTTGGAGAACGGACTTTCCAACCCCGAAGAGGAGTCGAGATCGCGAAGAAAGGCACAAAGCCGGTACAGTGACAGAAAGCAGCAGGCCAGCAGCGAAACAGCCGGGTTGAGTGTCCAAGAAACGGAGGCGGATCGAGAACGGCAAAAGGCTGCCAAGTCCAAGCGCCTACCGGCTTCTCCGAGAGCGCCCCCAGGAGGAAGCTATAGAATCCCTGAAACAGGGCAGATTCAAATCGTCATCAAAAACCCAAACAAGACAGCAGTCAAACTCTTTCTAGTGCCATATGACTTGACCGGCATGATGCCAGGAACCAAGACTTTTATCCGCCAGCGCAGTTATTCTGCTGGTCCCATAATTGATAATGTACCAAACATGTCCCAGGCGGACGGCGACCGCCCCATTCTCCGATATCTCGTTCACTTGCACATTTGCTCGCCCGCCAAGGGGCGCTTTTACCTGTACAAGAGCATTCGCATTGTTTTTGCAAACCGGGTGCCTGAcggcaaggagaagctgcgtAACGAAACAACGTTGCCCGAACCGCGCTTCTCTCCCTACAAGCCCATCCGTGTGATGAATCCTCCGCTTTCGACCTCCAGTGGCGCGGGAGCCATGTTGGCCAACGAAAAGGCCTTGCGGCGGCGCAGCCTGGGCATTTTCATGAGCGGCAACACGTCGAACTTTGATGGTATTGACGGCCTTGCATCTCCTGAGGAAATGCCAATGACGGCTCCGTCGCCCGGCTCTGATCGCGGCAGCGTCACTCCCATGGAATTAATCCCACTGCGTCTTCCGCAGCCAAACACCCCTG CCAACAGCCGCCCGTTCACCAAGGACTCGGGAGGCGTTGACACCTGGGGCCCATCGCAAtacgagaagctcaacaggGGCGATGCCGGCTACGGAGGGAACGCTTTTAGCCGCTCTGCTTCTAGCAGCTCTCCTGGAAATGCTCCTGAGGGACTGCTCTCTCAGCGCCTGCGTGGCCTAGGCGTAAAGCCTCAGCAGACGGACTGA
- a CDS encoding cell morphogenesis central region domain-containing protein, giving the protein MVPSQSAPDNAHESAKFPRPAARLDEESDWDQTYRPPPPALDPALRHPQDPAEKTTPLPLPLTSPRTLGPPPRSNVVDPPLSSAKTTYGHHRQTSIVHGIQHSRNGSGASSSSNPLSPQMIAAAGLGLDRVDLQTALARLEGDTAPPRPVATPTGQQANSSDGTYPMKRSPSGNAVTPPGTAPSRRAERMHSKSRRDHPSRSSRHHRDEQKTVGEYALHVLFTSFIAQAEEKLNECITTPFDPEPQIDKICGPGVDPAFDQLIVALGHIASPKPKNLIDSMMLWRKSKSDAANEARTQLQQLRGGQGQPLSPLLRRNTEPVPIGPVISNGSDSGLSGGSMLASKQEFVAQQERRSTVSIYILCRVLLEVICQSSLAAITPEVEDKLESIIFGQLKIADSEQLLASPLKMANWNLFALLLGHMSDINFAGVTRRFIEDLDNSLSERVAKSPTSLSSRVDANDGKMDLVLGGMKHLRIKISPEDAWEQSCDFLVSLGRLFNRSHGQRVKTAFCQIIDLLLLGIASKASNSHLMHPKWMEVVAAIGTRLAQMFTKPRHWAVAFPLTATMLCTKIKDRLMKPLCLQVISRLVWTYLYRTNDTFQSVARKLDDVIKLVLPPSKRGVVASDATITEPLIQIIRIIGFKYPEFCFRTIIFPLINAELFIANKELRVEQLDPDRIVVGIRAFLCIMSDLEKGEQAPPRSASISVASSSTIRESHVSRPVLTHITIVCDNTFGGQAALDEKFGSPGPKTPITESFTFSRRDEHQTAADQKQAFYELLHVAVQALPRTAHVQYNIAESSANSLKAIARQSRAQQVTMGFARFIFNFDDRYSTMSDGGMLGANHIENTLRLYVELLKIWIEEIRQKARDAAAAGESEANGAGDRALEFSGIWAEVDQAEAHGLFFLCSQSRRVRYFSITVLRLITEFDKALGKDTSEEKDSLRLINVLENDSSQVMNFDDEHLSVAERSRLQRGLQNGNGKGALVELCTSEVTYDTTLWFKIFPNLMRIAFEKCPLAVTICRDLICNRVLQMYKPIVYLSEPTRGPYHTGEGIHNNRPVPRSPTTQPESIVEQWKLYLIFACTTLADPGSVPQSIPKDAIQHTRKSSKPSGADKNVTARTLFKYLIPLLSATSVSVRDAVVVAMGSSNIHIYQTLLEELQGQVSRCNDDARARIHQRTNSSPRRNRKMDLLRTEITHVFKLTSHFLKDPIVYQSEFFLNTLTAYAKDLKLFLMDGEVQMDWDFQKLRRYYCGLMESLFEGINRTSDPTRWMTFESRKSAFSLMEDWCGFSPNQNEIRAREDNMRQSLMDQQSLGERGTATAAMEIEKRNLRTAALSAMSALCGGPITLTTESGATLQFDIRRMLAWIEAIFNSGSDKMNVIGRRALKNLVVHNKEYPYLLEHCIARCYLADVPKVLESYFIVTVEVLQEHGDYPCPFWKLLALCLFMLGNDQSEIRSKSSTVLRILETRQQRNSKIQDFDISISDKTQAVYKLAQFEISKRLANQYTELAFHVISEFTLYFKDLQPAAQRNVVAVVLPWIQAIELTLDPNGGPTAQSYVLLANLLEITIKSGGALHNEVQALWQALATGPHLGNVRLVLDFIMQLCLERREQNFVEYAKQIVVFLSTSNSAPGIKVVEFLLMQINPKAMVPIEKSGISQAPPDTSSLPYCADLAEALPVGTKQAGFSLGQLSLILLVDLMVSPVHLTQESVPLLLHVVTVLWDHYTPLVQEQAREMLVHLIHELVMSRIDDQTDPHHKESIEELIDLVRRHDRSVVWSYEDSNGKVNDHENKVPPSMEYLTNEVVRTFEVSFPGIKEQWGRLSLTWATSCPVRHLACRSFQIFRCVLTSLDQFMLGDMLARLSNTIADEDPEIQAFSMEILTTLKTLIVKLDSEKLITFPQLFWTTCACLESINEREFLEAVEMLDELIGKVDFRAPNVRRLIADGQPSRWEGQFEGLQPLLHKGLRSSLCWQPTLDIMDKLVMLPGDGLIGDDNRLFFALLANFPRFLDELERGGLSPEATNTARILLAESDRQGLEGIALIMDGLISDHFQIAEDFMNQLFGALREFYLPHMEFKMITFLIGLLTNSLSWVKVQTMRILCLVIPDIDMRNPEIAVHGSDLISPLLRLLQSEFCMGALEVLDNIMTMSGSHMDKQHLRMSMARLTSKAVRKEYERAQSLFGIPELSGWAIPVPARKTEATRANIHAAFYMCQSAEGSSTEPTPTAEVEFHSEDFPYGYFDSLERSETMLSDEARVDVHPGDLVTKLDSLDDFFDEPASPHTDDDGRSSLTITEFTPESYETGTELYDEQILPILHEASTNNTSFQNGFVDRPAVVFSREHAANTMTPGAFTVGRVLSPPTRPGLHARSITSPSAPSSHYPHDFASDDELVMGGFSDADDERIDLGSMDDASFSLGSNRQGAPNPNFLRLTSRSRERQRDKAPPQPVPKMSSKLYVTNIPGQGDVI; this is encoded by the exons ATGG TGCCATCGCAATCGGCGCCGGACAATGCTCACGAGTCCGCCAAGTTCCCGAGGCCTGCGGCGAGGCTCGATGAGGAATCCGACTGGGATCAGACATatcgccctcctcctccggccTTGGACCCGGCCTTGCGCCATCCTCAAGATCCGGCCGAAAAGACGACTCCTCTACCTTTGCCTTTGACATCGCCGCGAACTCTCGGGCCTCCCCCGCGGTCCAACGTCGTTGATCCGCCTCTTAGCTCGGCCAAGACCACGTatggccatcatcgccaGACTTCCATCGTCCACGGCATCCAGCACTCGAGAAATGGCAGCGGCGCGAGCTCTTCGTCAAACCCGCTCAGTCCCCAGATGATTGCGGCTGCTGGCTTGGGCCTTGACCGTGTAGATTTACAGACGGCCCTAGCTCGCTTAGAAGGAGATACTGCGCCCCCCAGGCCTGTTGCTACACCGACTGGGCAGCAGGCAAATTCCAGCGATGGAACCTATCCGATGAAGCGATCGCCTTCGGGCAACGCTGTTACCCCTCCAGGGACGGCTCCTTCGcgaagagcagagagaatGCATAGCAAGTCGAGGCGTGACCATCCATCACGCTCGTCCCGCCACCATCGAGACGAGCAGAAGACTGTGGGCGAATATGCGCTGCACGTGCTGTTTACATCT TTTATTGctcaagcagaagagaagctgaacGAATGTATAACCACCCCGTTTGACCCCGAGCCTCAGATTGACAAGATATGCGGCCCTGGCGTGGACCCGGCCTTTGACCAACTCATTGTTGCCCTTGGCCATATCGCGAGCCCCAAGCCCAAAAACCTGATAGACTCGATGATGCTCTggaggaagagcaaaagcgaTGCTGCCAACGAGGCGAGGACGCAGCTGCAACAATTGCGAGGGGGTCAGGGTCAGCCTCTGTCACCTCTGCTGCGCAGAAACACCGAACCTGTCCCAATTGGACCGGTTATCTCTAATGGATCCGACAGTGGCCTCTCCGGAGGCAGTATGCTAGCTTCAAAGCAAGAATTTGTAGCCCAGCAAGAGCGCCGTTCAACTGTTTCCATTTATATCCTCTGCCGCGTCTTGCTCGAGGTCATATGCCAGAGCAGCCTGGCAGCCATTACCCCAGAAGTAGAAGACAAGCTCGAGAGCATCatctttggccagctcaaGATTGCCGATAGTGAACAGCTGCTGGCCTCgcccttgaagatggccaatTGGAACCTCTTTGcacttcttcttggccataTGAGCGATATAAACTTTGCCGGCGTTACTAGGAGGTTTATCGAAGATCTCGACAATTCCCTAAGTGAGCGTGTGGCCAAAAGTCCCACCTCCTTGTCCAGTCGTGTGGATGCCAATGACGGAAAGATGGATCTTGTTCTGGGGGGTATGAAACACCTTCGCATCAAAATCTCGCCTGAAGATGCCTGGGAACAATCGTGCGATTTCCTCGTCTCTTTGGGCCGCCTTTTCAATAGATCTCATGGTCAAAGAGTGAAAACAGCCTTCTGCCAGATTATCGACTTGTTGCTCCTCGGGATCGCTTCCAAGGCGAGTAACAGCCACCTGATGCATCCAAAGTGGATGGAGGTCGTGGCAGCTATTGGAACACGGCTGGCACAAATGTTTACAAAGCCGCGACATTGGGCTGTCGCATTCCCACTCACTGCCACGATGCTTTGT ACGAAGATAAAGGACCGACTGATGAAGCCGCTGTGCTTACAAGTCATCTCCCGCTTGGTGTGGACTTACCTCTATCGTACCAACGATACCTTTCAAAGTGTGGCACGGAAGCTGGATGATGTGATAAAGCTGGTGCTTCCTCCCTCCAAGCGCGGCGTTGTTGCATCTGATGCCACCATCACAGAGCCCCTGATCCAGATAATTCGCATCATTGGGTTCAAATATCCCGAGTTCTGTTTCCGTACCATAATCTTTCCTCTCATCAATGCAGAGCTTTTCATTGCCAATAAAGAGCTGAgagttgagcagctggaCCCGGACAGAATTGTAGTTGGCATCAGAGCTTTCTTGTGCATCATGTCAGATttggaaaagggggagcaAG CACCGCCTCGCAGCGCTTCTATCTCTGTAGCGAGTTCTTCGACAATACGAGAAAGCCACGTTTCGCGACCCGTCCTCACACAC ATCACCATTGTGTGCGATAACACATTTGGTGGCCAGGCCGCCCTGGATGAAAAGTTTGGCAGCCCTGGACCCAAGACGCCAATCACAGAATCCTTTACCTTTTCTCGGAGGGATGAGCATCAAACTGCGGCGGACCAAAAGCAGGCGTTTTACGAGCTGCTACATGTTGCCGTTCAAGCACTCCCGC GCACTGCTCACGTTCAATACAATATTGCGGAATCTTCTGCCAACTCCCTCAAAGCAATTGCTCGCCAGTCCCGCGCGCAGCAAGTCACCATGGGGTTCGCCCGCTTCATCTTTAATTTTGATGACCGATACTCGACCATGTCTGACGGAGGAATGCTTGGGGCTAATCATATCGAGAATACGCTACGGCTCTATGTCGAACTCTTGAAAATATGGATAGAAGAGATTCGGCAGAAGGCTAGAGACGCCGCTGCGGCGGGCGAATCCGAGGCCAACGGGGCTGGTGACCGGGCTCTAGAATTCTCTGGCATTTGGGCCGAAGTTGACCAAGCTGAGGCGCATGGATTATTCTTCCTTTGTTCCCAGTCACGTCGCGTTCGATACTTCTCCATTACAGTCCTCCGTCTCATTACCGAGTTTGACAAGGCTCTTGGGAAAGACACATCGGAAGAAAAGGACTCGTTGAGGTTGATCAATGTTCTTGAGAATGACTCGTCTCAAGTGATGAACTTTGACGACGAACACCTATCCGTTGCTGAGCGTAGCAGGCTTCAGCGAGGCTTGcagaatggcaatggcaaaggcgCCCTCGTTGAGCTCTGTACTAGTGAGGTGACCTACGATACGACACTGTGGTTCAAGATATTCCCTAACTTGATGCGGATTGCCTTTGAGAAATGCCCATTAGCGGTCACAATCTGCCGAGATCTCATCTGCAACCGCGTACTTCAAATGTACAAACCCATTGTCTATCTGTCTGAACCTACAAGAGGTCCATACCACACTGGCGAGGGTATTCACAATAACCGCCCCGTGCCCAGGTCGCCCACTACTCAGCCGGAATCGATAGTGGAGCAGTGGAAGCTGTATCTCATCTTTGCATGTACCACTCTGGCAGATCCAGGGAGCGTGCCGCAGAGCATTCCCAAAGATGCCATCCAGCACACGCGCAAATCCTCCAAGCCCTCTGGGGCTGATAAAAACGTGACGGCAAGGACTCTTTTCAAATACTTGATCCCGCTCTTGTCTGCCACATCAGTATCCGTACGGGATGCCGTTGTCGTTGCCATGGGATCGAGCAATATCCACATATATCAGACCTTACTAGAGGAACTCCAAGGCCAGGTATCTCGCTGCAACGACGACGCTCGTGCGAGAATCCACCAACGGACAAACAGTAGCCCTCGCAGAAACCGCAAAATGGATCTTCTGAGAACAGAAATCACACACGTCTTCAAATTGACTTCGCATTTCCTCAAGGATCCAATTGTTTATCAGTCCGAATTCTTCCTCAACACTTTGACCGCGTACGCCAAGGACCTCAAGTTATTCCTAATGGACGGAGAGGTGCAGATGGATTGGGATTTCCAAAAATTGAGAAGATATTATTGTGGACTCATGGAGTCGCTGTTTGAAGGAATCAACCGGACGAGCGACCCAACTCGCTGGATGACGTTTGAATCTCGTAAATCGGCATTTTCTCTCATGGAGGACTGGTGTGGATTCTCTCCCAACCAGAATGAGATCCGGGCTAGAGAAGACAATATGCGACAGAGCCTGATGGATCAGCAATCCTTGGGCGAACGGGGCACGGCCACTGCGGCCATGGAAATCGAGAAACGCAACTTGAGGACTGCAGCCTTGAGTGCCATGTCTGCATTGTGTGGCGGGCCTATCACTTTGACGACTGAGAGCGGTGCTACGCTGCAGTTTGATATTCGCAGAATGCTTGCCTGGATCGAGGCCATTTTCAATTCGGGCAGCGACAAGATGAACGTCATCGGCAGGAGAGCTCTGAAGAATCTCGTGGTTCACAACAAAGAGTATCCGTATCTGCTGGAGCATTGCATCGCGCGTTGTTACCTAGCTGACGTTCCCAAGGTTCTCGAGAGTTACTTCATCGTCACTGTCGAAGTTCTACAAGAGCATGGCGATTACCCCTGCCCCTTCTGGAAGCTTCTTGCGCTGTGCTTGTTTATGCTGGGAAATGATCAAAGCGAAATCAGGTCCAAGTCTTCAACTGTGCTGAGGATATTGGAGACTCGCCAACAAAGAAACTCCAAGATCCAAGACTTTGACATTAGCATCTCAGATAAAACTCAAGCTGTGTACAAGTTGGCCCAGTTTGAGATCTCAAAGCGACTCGCTAATCAGTACACGGAACTCGCCTTCCATGTCATCTCTGAGTTTACCTTGTACTTCAAGGACCTTCAGCCGGCAGCGCAGCGAAATGTCGTCGCAGTTGTTTTGCCCTGGATCCAGGCCATTGAACTGACGCTGGATCCGAATGGTGGCCCTACAGCGCAATCCTACGTGCTTTTGGCGAACCTGTTGGAAATCACAATCAAGTCAGGGGGCGCCCTGCACAATGAAGTCCAAGCCCTATGGCAAGCGCTTGCTACTGGACCGCATCTTGGGAACGTGCGTCTCGTGCTGGATTTCATCATGCAGCTGTGCCTAGAGCGACGTGAACAGAACTTTGTCGAGTACGCCAAACAAATTGTCGTCTTCCTTTCCACATCCAACAGCGCGCCTGGCATCAAAGTTGTCGAGTTTCTGCTGATGCAGATCAACCCCAAAGCCATGGTCCCCATCGAAAAGAGTGGGATATCACAGGCGCCGCCTGACACCAGCAGCCTGCCTTACTGTGCAGATTTGGCGGAGGCTCTCCCCGTGGGCACAAAACAGGCCGGGTTTTCTCTCGGTCAGCTTTCGCTAATTTTGCTCGTGGATCTCATGGTGTCTCCAGTCCACCTTACACAGGAGAGCGTCCCGCTTCTACTACATGTTGTTACCGTGCTTTGGGATCACTACACTCCGTTGGTCCAGGAGCAGGCTCGCGAGATGTTGGTGCATCTCATTCATGAGCTGGTCATGTCACGCATTGATGACCAGACAGATCCCCATCACAAGGAATCCATAGAGGAATTGATAGATTTGGTTCGTCGGCATGACCGTTCCGTTGTGTGGAGCTACGAAGACAGCAATGGAAAAGTCAATGATCATGAGAACAAGGTCCCTCCAAGCATGGAATATCTCACAAATGAGGTCGTAAGAACCTTTGAGGTATCGTTCCCGGGAATCAAAGAACAATGGGGCAGGTTGTCGTTGACATGGGCTACTTCGTGCCCGGTTAGACACTTGGCATGTCGCTCATTTCAGATCTTCCGATGCGTCCTCACGTCCCTGGACCAGTTCATGCTTGGAGATATGCTTGCCCGCCTTTCAAACACGATTGCGGACGAGGACCCTGAAATTCAAGCATTCTCTATGGAGATTCTGACAACCCTCAAGACGCTCATCGTCAAATTGGACTCTGAGAAACTCATCACCTTCCCGCAGCTGTTCTGGACTACATGCGCATGCTTGGAGTCTATCAATGAGCGTGAATTCCTCGAGGCGGTAGAGATGCTGGACGAGTTGATTGGCAAAGTCGACTTTAGAGCACCCAATGTGAGGAGATTGATTGCAGATGGACAACCAAGTCGGTGGGAGGGCCAGTTTGAAGGGCTTCAGCCCTTACTTCACAAAGGCTTAAGATCATCGCTTTGCTGGCAGCCAACGCTCGACATTATGGATAAGCTCGTCATGCTCCCCGGAGATGGCCTCATTGGAGATGACAACCGACTattctttgctttgctggccAACTTTCCACGTTTTCTGGACGAACTAGAACGCGGTGGTCTTAGCCCAGAGGCAACAAACACGGCCAGGATACTCCTCGCCGAATCCGATAGGCAGGGTCTCGAAGGCATTGCGCTTATTATGGACGGCTTGATTTCCGACCACTTCCAAATCGCCGAGGATTTCATGAACCAGCTCTTTGGAGCACTCCGCGAGTTTTATCTGCCGCATATGGAGTTTAAGATGATTACGTTTCTGATTGGGCTGCTTACCAACTCGCTCTCCTGGGTCAAGGTTCAAACTATGCGTATCCTCTGCCTAGTAATTCCAGATATTGATATGCGCAACCCAGAAATTGCAGTCCACGGCTCTGATCTCATATCCCCGCTGTTGCGCCTTTTGCAGTCCGAGTTTTGCATGGGGGCTCTCGAGGTGTTGGATAACATCATGACCATGTCTGGAAGCCACATGGACAAGCAGCATCTGAGAATGAGCATGGCTCGCTTAACATCCAAAGCTGTGCGGAAGGAGTACGAACGCGCTCAGAGCCTCTTTGGTATTCCAGAATTGTCCGGATGGGCCATTCCTGTTCCCGCTCGGAAGACGGAGGCTACAAGAGCCAATATCCACGCCGCCTTTTACATGTGCCAAAGTGCTGAAGGCTCGTCGACCGAACCCACTCCTACGGCGGAAGTTGAGTTCCATTCGGAAGACTTTCCCTATGGATACTTTGATTCCCTGGAGCGCTCGGAAACAATGCTGTCTGATGAGGCCCGAGTGGATGTTCACCCAGGCGATCTAGTCACCAAGCTGGATAGCCTTGATGACTTCTTTGACGAGCCTGCGAGTCCTCACAcggatgatgatggacgCTCCTCTCTTACTATTACCGAGTTTACTCCCGAGTCGTATGAGACGGGAACAGAGCTCTACGACGAACAGATATTGCCAATCCTGCATGAAGCGTCCACTAATAACACTTCGTTTCAAAACGGATTTGTTGATCGACCCGCAGTGGTCTTTTCTCGAGAGCATGCTGCCAATACGATGACTCCGGGGGCATTCACTGTCGGTCGTGTCCTATCGCCCCCAACTCGCCCCGGTCTCCACGCTCGCTCCATTACATCGCCTTCCGCACCGTCGTCTCATTACCCGCATGATTTTGCATCTGATGACGAGCTGGTCATGGGCGGCTTTTCAGACGCAGACGACGAGAGAATCGATCTGGGAAGCATGGACGACGCATCGTTTTCACTGGGGAGCAACAGACAGGGCGCTCCGAACCCAAACTTTTTGCGCCTCACAAGCAGGTCTCGGGAGCGGCAGAGAGATAAAGCGCCGCCGCAGCCTGTTCCCAAGATGTCGAGCAAGTTATACGTGACGAATATACCTGGACAAGGCGACGTTATttaa